CAGGTCGAACGAGCGTATCCTTCGGCTATTTGGGCGGCCCGCCGCAGCATGAGTATGATGACCAACACGCTCGGGCGATATTTTGCCGGCCGCTTCGTGATCTCGGCGGTTGGCGTGTTCGCGAGCATTTTCCTGCTGCTGGTGCTGGTCGACTACATCGAAATGGTCAGAAAGACGTCGGGGCTGGCTTCGGCCTCCGCCATCACGGTCGCGCAAACGTCGCTGTACCGCGTCCCGCAACTGCTCGAAAAGATGATGCCGTTCTGCGTCCTGATCGGGGCGATGACCTGCTATCTCGCGCTGTCGCGGCGGCTCGAACTCGTGGTCGCACGCGCCGCCGGCGTTTCGGCATGGCAGTTCATTGCCCCGGCACTGGCAAGCTCGATCGTGCTCGGGACTCTGGCGACCGTCGCCTACAACCCGATGTCCGCCAACTTGCGCGAACTCTCCAAGCGGATGGAGGCGGAACTGTTCGGCTCCGCTCCCGGCGGCGGGATCCAGGATGCCTCCGGCTTCTGGCTCAACCAGGTCAGCAACGACGGCCAATGGATCATCAATGCCGCCCGCAGCGAGCAGCAGGGCGTCCGGCTGACCGGGCTGACGGTGTTCAGGTTCGATAACGACTTCCAGTTCAAGGAACGAATCGAGGCGCGCGAGGCATCCCTCGAGGAAGGCCGCTGGGCGTTCAAATCGGCGCGCCGATTCTCCCTCGACGCCCCCCCGGTCGATCAGGAGACCTTCTTCGTCCCCACCACGCTGACCCCTGCCCAAGTCCGCAACAGTTTTTCGACCCCTGAAACTGTGTCTTTTTGGCAACTACCGGGCTATATCCGATCGTCCGAAAGTTCTGGATTTGCGACCGCCGGGTACCGATTGCAGTACCACAAACTCATTGCGCAGCCGTTTTTGCTGGCCGCAATGGTGATGCTGGCGGCCTCGGTGAGCCTGCGCTTCTTCCGCTTCGGCGGCGTGCAAAAGATGGTTTTGAGTGGCGTGGGCGCGGGCTTTCTGCTCTACGTTCTGTCGAAAGTAACTGAGGATTTGAGCAAGGCTGAGTTGATGCATCCGATCGCTTCGGCGTGGCTGCCCGTTTGTGTGGGCGGCCTCACCGGCTTTTTGGCCTTGCTGTACCAGGAGGACGGGTAGTGGCCGTTGTCGCCGCCCGCCAGGAAAGGCCGTCCGCGTTCCGGCGGCGCACGCTCGTGCGCCGCCACTGGATGCGCTCGACCGTGACCGCCGGACCCGTTTTGGCCGTGATTTGCGGGCTGATTCTGGCCGCCGTAATCGGCGTTGCCGGCACCGCACCGGCGTCCGCCCAGAGCTTTACCTACAATCCGAGGCCCCCCAAGCCGGCGCCCGTGCGTCCCGCCAATGACG
The genomic region above belongs to Bradyrhizobium sediminis and contains:
- the lptG gene encoding LPS export ABC transporter permease LptG, with the translated sequence MSMMTNTLGRYFAGRFVISAVGVFASIFLLLVLVDYIEMVRKTSGLASASAITVAQTSLYRVPQLLEKMMPFCVLIGAMTCYLALSRRLELVVARAAGVSAWQFIAPALASSIVLGTLATVAYNPMSANLRELSKRMEAELFGSAPGGGIQDASGFWLNQVSNDGQWIINAARSEQQGVRLTGLTVFRFDNDFQFKERIEAREASLEEGRWAFKSARRFSLDAPPVDQETFFVPTTLTPAQVRNSFSTPETVSFWQLPGYIRSSESSGFATAGYRLQYHKLIAQPFLLAAMVMLAASVSLRFFRFGGVQKMVLSGVGAGFLLYVLSKVTEDLSKAELMHPIASAWLPVCVGGLTGFLALLYQEDG